The Planctomycetia bacterium genome has a segment encoding these proteins:
- a CDS encoding SEC-C domain-containing protein produces the protein MQQVLSAVGDVTGSVFGGLGRSFERTLTALFGSSNARYIKKLQPKVAAINQLEPKYQGLTDDELRQQTVKFRERLAAGQTLDDILAEAFAVCREASRRFIGLRHYDVQLIGGMVLHSGAIGEMATGEGKTLVATLPAYLNALEGKGVHVVTVNSYLARRDMEWMGPVYMGLGLTVGAIYNDMDPAERQRAYLCDITYGTNNEFGFDYLRDNMKPAAHGDKRFDAFEQQVQRVLNYAIIDEVDNILVDEARTPLIISGPANDDVEKYAVAEKIARQLKRDVHFEVKEKEHTAHLNGDGVREAERLAGVESFYTAGNMHWPHLIDNALKAHHLYKRDVNYVVQDGEVVIVDEFTGRLMQGRQWSDGLHQAVEAKEGVKIKKESQTYATVTLQNFFKMYKKISGMTGTAMTEANELWKIYKLDVIAIPTNKPSIRVNFQDTIYRTEREKYEAICDEIESLHKWDQLDLNDGKFLVGTIAREDDNEVVFTESESKEKRPIAKSTIKKIRRKGRPVLVGTVSIEKSELISSMLNRRGIKHEVLNAKHHQREAEIISQAGRFNAVTIATNMAGRGTDIILGGNPETMAWAQLQAKYESRLDVPQDEWNRLVAEIEAREQMKPEGVMVRGLGGLHVIGTERHEARRIDLQLRGRCGRQGDPGSSRFFLSLEDDLMRIFAGEWVKNVLTRLGMQEGEAIESKMVSRRIEGAQKKVEERNFEVRKNLLEYDEVMDEQRKRVYGFRQQLLDGVNCKYVILDMIQKLVDRRLDEMLDRDYGTSTYAKWAGHILGVELEPGDFRGLDGEQAERRARDEAQRQVESQLHDAIEENLPDGEDEKEWNWEALAKFVDARWGLSLRDRDLKKVGRDGVAEMVIEKVTDAIEKVDLSEGSKFLDADFPVFSVCAWMRQKFTIELAPEEIRGLDLATVKKLVLARVLAAYDQKEAEYPVLAGLLHFSRGAEGEQKKYDREGIVAWARERFDVELALDDLKNKQRDEIRDLLVDNSRKYQAKAETALKDAQSRIERIFGSSHEANLSAATASGGNGVLTSFVDWMRNDLESPLEPEEIGSMDRDTLERRVTGAVEDRYRPEIRGMERRLVLFVLDAAWKDHLLAMDHLRSSVSMRGYAQVDPKVEYRREGMRTFETMWDNIGDQTTDMVFRVEQLSEDFIGSTWVESKAVHESPDASIATSDQQQAVQNSEAGSAPVEPIRNRGPQVGRNDPCPCGSGKKYKQCHMHRDGG, from the coding sequence ATGCAACAGGTACTTAGTGCGGTCGGCGACGTTACGGGCAGCGTGTTCGGGGGCCTCGGCCGCTCGTTCGAGCGCACGCTCACGGCCTTATTCGGCTCGTCGAACGCTCGTTATATCAAGAAGTTACAGCCGAAAGTCGCGGCGATCAACCAACTGGAGCCGAAGTACCAGGGGTTGACCGACGACGAGCTGCGCCAGCAGACCGTGAAGTTTCGCGAGCGCTTGGCCGCCGGGCAAACGCTCGACGACATCTTGGCCGAAGCGTTCGCCGTCTGCCGTGAGGCGAGTCGCCGGTTCATCGGCTTGCGCCATTACGACGTGCAATTGATCGGCGGCATGGTGTTGCATAGCGGCGCGATCGGCGAAATGGCGACCGGCGAAGGGAAAACTCTCGTCGCCACGTTGCCGGCGTATCTCAACGCGCTCGAAGGGAAAGGGGTCCACGTCGTCACGGTCAACAGCTACTTGGCCCGCCGCGATATGGAATGGATGGGCCCGGTCTATATGGGCCTGGGTCTGACGGTCGGCGCGATCTACAACGACATGGATCCGGCCGAACGGCAGCGCGCTTATCTGTGCGACATCACCTACGGCACGAACAACGAATTCGGCTTCGACTACCTGCGCGACAACATGAAGCCGGCCGCGCATGGCGACAAGCGGTTCGACGCCTTCGAGCAGCAAGTGCAGCGCGTGCTCAACTACGCGATCATCGACGAAGTCGACAACATCCTCGTCGACGAAGCTCGAACGCCGCTCATCATCTCGGGCCCCGCGAACGACGACGTCGAAAAATACGCCGTGGCCGAAAAGATCGCGCGGCAGTTGAAGCGCGACGTCCACTTCGAAGTGAAAGAGAAGGAACACACCGCGCATCTGAACGGAGACGGCGTGCGCGAGGCCGAGCGCTTGGCCGGCGTCGAAAGCTTCTACACGGCCGGCAACATGCACTGGCCGCACCTGATCGACAACGCGCTCAAGGCTCATCATCTTTACAAGCGCGACGTGAACTACGTCGTGCAAGACGGCGAAGTCGTGATCGTCGACGAGTTCACCGGCCGGTTGATGCAAGGTCGTCAATGGAGCGACGGGCTGCATCAAGCCGTGGAAGCGAAAGAAGGAGTGAAGATCAAGAAAGAGTCGCAAACCTATGCGACCGTCACGCTGCAAAACTTCTTCAAGATGTACAAGAAGATCAGCGGTATGACCGGCACGGCGATGACCGAAGCCAACGAGCTTTGGAAAATCTACAAGCTCGACGTGATCGCGATCCCGACGAATAAGCCCTCGATTCGCGTCAATTTTCAAGACACGATCTATCGCACCGAACGTGAGAAATACGAAGCGATCTGCGACGAAATCGAATCGCTCCACAAGTGGGACCAGCTCGACTTGAACGACGGGAAGTTCCTCGTCGGCACGATCGCCCGCGAAGACGACAACGAAGTGGTGTTCACGGAAAGCGAATCGAAGGAGAAGCGGCCGATAGCGAAGTCGACGATCAAAAAGATTCGCCGTAAGGGGCGTCCCGTGCTGGTCGGCACCGTCAGCATCGAGAAGAGCGAGCTCATCAGCTCGATGCTCAATCGCCGGGGCATCAAGCATGAAGTGCTCAATGCGAAGCACCACCAACGAGAAGCGGAAATCATTTCGCAAGCCGGACGATTCAACGCCGTGACGATCGCCACGAACATGGCCGGTCGCGGTACCGACATCATCCTCGGCGGCAATCCCGAGACGATGGCCTGGGCTCAACTACAAGCGAAGTACGAGTCGCGCCTCGACGTGCCGCAAGACGAATGGAACCGCTTGGTCGCGGAGATCGAAGCCCGGGAGCAGATGAAGCCCGAAGGGGTGATGGTCCGCGGTCTCGGCGGGTTGCACGTGATCGGCACGGAGCGCCACGAAGCGCGCCGGATCGACTTACAGCTGCGCGGCCGTTGCGGTCGTCAGGGAGATCCCGGCTCGTCCCGTTTCTTCCTCTCGCTCGAAGACGACCTGATGCGGATCTTCGCCGGCGAATGGGTGAAGAACGTGCTGACGCGCCTCGGCATGCAAGAGGGAGAAGCGATCGAAAGCAAGATGGTCTCGCGACGGATCGAAGGGGCGCAGAAGAAAGTCGAAGAGCGCAACTTCGAAGTTCGTAAGAACCTGCTCGAGTACGACGAAGTGATGGACGAGCAGCGCAAACGCGTCTACGGCTTCCGCCAGCAACTGCTCGACGGCGTGAACTGCAAGTACGTCATCCTCGACATGATTCAAAAACTCGTCGACCGTCGGCTCGACGAAATGCTCGACCGCGACTACGGCACCAGCACCTACGCGAAGTGGGCCGGTCATATTCTCGGCGTCGAACTCGAACCGGGAGATTTCCGCGGCCTCGACGGCGAGCAAGCCGAGCGCCGGGCGCGCGACGAAGCGCAGCGGCAAGTCGAAAGCCAACTGCACGACGCCATCGAAGAGAACCTGCCCGACGGCGAAGACGAAAAGGAATGGAACTGGGAAGCGCTCGCGAAGTTCGTCGACGCGCGCTGGGGGCTGAGCCTCCGCGATCGCGACTTGAAGAAAGTCGGCCGCGACGGGGTCGCCGAGATGGTCATCGAAAAAGTAACGGACGCGATCGAGAAGGTCGACCTGTCCGAAGGCTCGAAGTTCTTGGATGCCGATTTCCCGGTGTTCTCCGTATGTGCTTGGATGCGGCAGAAGTTCACCATCGAACTCGCTCCCGAAGAGATTCGCGGGCTCGACCTGGCGACGGTGAAGAAGCTGGTGCTGGCCCGGGTGCTGGCCGCTTACGATCAGAAGGAAGCGGAGTATCCGGTGCTCGCCGGGTTGCTGCACTTCTCGCGCGGCGCCGAAGGGGAGCAGAAGAAATACGACCGCGAAGGGATCGTCGCTTGGGCTCGCGAGCGGTTCGACGTCGAGCTCGCGCTCGACGATCTGAAGAACAAGCAACGGGACGAGATTCGCGATCTCTTGGTCGACAACAGCCGCAAGTACCAAGCGAAAGCCGAGACGGCGCTGAAAGACGCGCAGTCGCGCATCGAGCGCATCTTCGGTTCGTCGCACGAAGCCAATCTTTCGGCCGCCACCGCTTCGGGCGGCAACGGCGTGCTGACGTCGTTCGTCGATTGGATGCGGAACGATTTGGAAAGTCCGCTCGAGCCGGAAGAGATCGGCTCGATGGATCGCGACACGCTCGAACGCCGCGTGACCGGCGCGGTCGAAGATCGGTATCGCCCGGAAATTCGGGGCATGGAGCGTCGGCTGGTGTTGTTCGTGCTCGATGCCGCCTGGAAAGACCATCTATTGGCGATGGATCATTTGCGGTCGAGCGTGAGTATGCGAGGCTACGCGCAAGTCGATCCGAAGGTGGAGTATCGTCGCGAAGGGATGCGGACGTTCGAAACGATGTGGGACAACATCGGCGATCAAACGACCGACATGGTCTTCCGCGTCGAACAGCTCAGCGAAGATTTCATCGGCTCGACCTGGGTCGAAAGCAAAGCGGTTCACGAATCGCCGGACGCGAGCATCGCGACCTCGGACCAGCAGCAAGCCGTGCAGAATTCCGAAGCCGGCTCCGCGCCGGTCGAGCCGATTCGCAATCGCGGGCCGCAAGTTGGACGGAACGACCCCTGCCCTTGCGGCAGCGGCAAGAAATACAAGCAATGCCACATGCACCGCGACGGCGGCTAG